One Watersipora subatra chromosome 4, tzWatSuba1.1, whole genome shotgun sequence genomic window carries:
- the LOC137395187 gene encoding fucose mutarotase-like yields the protein MPLKRIPVILSPELLKILCEMGHGDTIVFADAHFPTSSLCKHSGAKEIRMDGNCIPEILNGVLELFPLDRYVLAPVTLMQVVPPDVGKVIPTIWDAYKEIVKRSEPDAGVQMLERFDFYEAAKNAYAIVHTGETSQYGNIILKKGVVLPEPPTNDNNSHYKSGSRKRPADSGGNSEAALKKESSLQS from the exons ATGCCTTTAAAGAGGATCCCCGTCATCCTATCACCAGAGCTTCTTAAAATCCTGTGTGAGATGGGGCACGGAGACACCATCG TGTTTGCTGACGCTCATTTTCCTACAAGCTCTCTCTGCAAGCACTCCGGGGCTAAGGAGATCCGTATGGATG GTAACTGCATTCCAGAGATTTTAAATGGTGTTCTGGAGTTGTTTCCTCTTGACAGATATGTTCTTGCACCG GTGACACTCATGCAAGTTGTTCCACCGGATGTTGGTAAAGTTATTCCAACCATCTGGGATGCTTACAAAGAAATTGTGAAGAGAAGTGAACCCGAC GCAGGTGTGCAGATGTTGGAGAGGTTTGACTTTTATGAGGCAGCTAAGAATGCTTACGCAATCGTACACACAGG GGAGACGAGTCAATATGGTAACATAATTCTTAAGAAGGGAGTTGTCCTTCCTGAGCCACCTACAAATGATAACAACTCCCATTACAAGTCAGGCAGCAGGAAACGGCCTGCTGATTCAGGTGGCAATTCTGAAGCAGCGTTGAAAAAG GAAAGTTCTCTCCAGTCGTAA